The Pseudodesulfovibrio sediminis genome includes the window ACCCAGTGAGCAACGTGTAGGCCAGCGCCGCTTCCAGACGCTGTGCGCAGTCTGGGGCAAACCCGAGCTTCATGGCCATCTGATCAGCGGTCTTGAACCCTACTCCCCTGATTTCATAGGCGAGATCGTAGGGATTCTCCCGCAATTTGCTTTCAGCCTGCGCCCCGTACAAATGAAATATCTTTCCGGCAAACGTCGTGGCGACATTATGGGTCTGAAGAAAGACCAGCAGATTTTTTATCTCCCGCTGGCGCCCCCATGATTCAATTATCTCTTTCAGCTTCTTCTTTGAGATACCACGAATTTTGAGCAGCTGTTCCGGGTCATCATCCAGAATATCCAGCACCTCAACACCAAACTCCTCCACGATGACAGCAGCGGTCTTTTCCCCGACGCCCTTGATTGAGGATTGAAGAAACTTGATGACCCCGTTTTCCGTGGCAGGACGGGACTGTTCAAAGGTCGCAACTTCAAACTGTCGACCAAATTTGGCATGAGTGACCCATTTGCCGTTGAGATCAAGTGTCGCCCCGGCTGAAAGTTCGCCCAGAATACCCACGATCGTGGTTTGTCCGGGTTCATCCTTCACCTTGACACGAGCAATGGCGTAGCCATTCTCCTTGTTGTGATAGACAACATTCTGGACTTCCGCGCCCTGTAGGTAGAGGAGTTGATTGTCACTCATAAGTGGACTTTGAACCTAAACCTTTTGCCGGTGAACCAGGGACTGCTTGAGCGTTTCCTTGTCCATAAACTTGACTTCCGCACCGATAGGAATCCCCTGAGCCAGACGGCTTACCGACACTTCGGAAAACTCGTTCGCCACCATATTCTTTATATAAGAAGCCGTGGCTTCCGCATCGAGAGTTGCTCCCAATGCCAGGATCATCTCGGAAATCTCGCCTGAAGACAGACGACGTCTCAAACGTTCAATCTCCAGATGTCCCGGGTCAACGCCATCAAGCGGGGACAATAAGCCACCAAGGACAAGGTACTTGCCACGATAGATGCCCATTTCTTCCATGGCCAACAGCGCATCCCACTCCGGGACCAGACAGAGCTGATCCGTATCGCGGGAAGGATCACTGCAAATGGCACAAGGGCTGGACTCGGCCAGGCAGGCGCAGTCCTCGCACAGGCAGAGCCGTTCACGAAGATCGATGATAGACTGCCCCACGCCCCCAGCCCGTTCACGAGGCATCTTGAGCAATGTCAACGCGATGCGAAGAGCGGACTTGGGGCCGATACCCGGCAGACTGGAAAGTTGGTCGACCACTTCTCGAAGTGGTGCAGGGAGATTTTGCAACAAGACTCCTCAGGTTCAGTCAATTACACTACAATGAATATCCACATATTCATCGACATGATAAACGAAGCAATCAAAACCTCGGTGCTGATTTTCTGCACACAGGTTTGATTGCTTCGAAATAATTCGGCGAGGCTGGTCGGTAATGACCGTCTCTAGAACATGCCGGGAATGGACATGCCGCCGGTCACACCTTTCATGGCTTCTTCCATCATGTCCTTGGATTTCTTGAGCGCCTCATTGGTGGCGGTCATGATCAGATCCTGGAGCATTTCCACATCACCTGCTTCCATGACGGATGCTTCAATGACCACATCGACCACTTCCTGCTGACCGGTAACCTTGACGGTGACCATGCCGCCACCACTGGACGCCTCAACGGTCTGTTCCTTGAGTGCATCCTGCGCTTCGGTCATTTTACGCTGCATGATCTGGGCCTGACGGACCATTTCGTTCATACCTTTCATTATACTTCCCTCGTCTTCTTTTCTTTAGTGTTTTCTGGGACTCACAGAAATCATCTGGGCGCTGAAAGACTCCATGATCTTATTCACGCCAGGATGGTTCTCCGCTTCTTCCATGAGTTGCCTATCCGATTTGGGAACAACGATATCGCCTGTTTCCACACGGACTTCAACCCCTTCATCAAAAAATTCCCGCGCCAGCTCCTCAAGTGCTGTAAAAATCTGTTTTTCCAACAATCGAGAGCACATTGTTTTGGACTTGCAGGTAATCTCCAATCTATTCTGCTTGAATTCGCCATCAGCCAAATGGAGCATGCTCACCTTGACACCAGCCTGCCCATTACGCTCTTCCACGAACCGGAGAAATCCCTCCCAATTCTTTGGGCCGGATAGCGAAGCGCCAACCGGTTGTCTGTCCACTGGCTGCCCCACGGGCTGAACCGGCGGTGCGGCAGACTCAGTCATGGGCGCTGCCTCGGATGGAGCGACAGGCTCAGGTTCCGCTTCAACAGGAGCGGGATCCGACTGTCGAGGCGGTGGTGGTGCTGATGACTGCGGTGTTGTCTGACGGGGCTGCCGAGGAATATGCTGAACAGGCTGATTCTGACTGTGCGGAGAAAAACGTTGTCCGCCCTGAGGCATGCCGCCCTGTCCCTGCATGGAGCCGGTGTTCGGTCCTCCCTGCATTCCGCCCTGTCCGCCCATAGGACGCTGGGGCGCGCCCCCACCGGGCACATTGGCGGTCATGGTTTCAAGATTGATCAGGTCCGGCAGACTGGTCAAATTGAGTAACAGGAGTTCCAAAGCCAACGCCGGTTCAAGACTGGTCATGACCTTACGCTGACCATCCAACGTCATCTGCCAGCAGGCATGAATATGAGCGGCTTCAAATCGTCCGGCCCAATCCATCCAGGATGCGGCCTCCTCGCCTGACAGCCCAAGCAGCGGCAACGCCTCTTTCCCGGCCTGTCTCAGCAGAAACATGTTTCGCCAGCAATTGGTCAACTCCCGCAGGAAAAATCCGAGATCGAGTCCCTGATCCAGGACCTGACGCAACACCTGCCCTACAGCGACCAGATTGCGTGACTCCATGGCTTCCATAAGACCGAAAAAGACGTCCTGCCCCGCCAATCCGAGAAATCCACGTACATCCGATTCCTTGAGTACATCTTCGCCCATGGCCAACGCCTGCCCGAGAAGCGACATGGAATCGCGCACACTTCCCGCGCCGCGTTTGGCGATGATCTGGAGTGCTCCAGGTTCGTATTGGAGCTCTTCGGCATGCATGAGTTTCTCAAGGTGTGTCACCAGCTCACCCTGAGGCAGCATTTTAAATGTATAGTGCTGGCACCGACTGATGATGGTAGCCGGAAATTTGTGATGCTCTGTAGTTGCCATGATGAAGACGGCGCGCGGCGGCGGTTCCTCAAGGGTCTTCAGCAGCGCATTGAACGCTTCCTTGGTGAGCATGTGCGCTTCATCAATGATGAACACTTTATACCGACACTCAACAGGAGCGTACCCGATGTCCTCTTTCAAACGTCGGGCATCATCAATACCGCGATTGGATGCGCCGTCAATCTCGATGACGTCCACGGCCACGCCCGCGGTTATCTGCTTGCAGTTTGCGCATTTGTTGCACGGTTCCGCGGTGGGCGCCTCCACACAGTTCAATGCCTTGGCAAAGATGCGGGCAATGGTGGTCTTTCCCACACCGCGCGTACCGGAAAAAAGATAGGCAGGGGCAATCTTGTCCTGAGCCGCGGCTCTGGAAAGGATGGATTTGACGGCCTGCTGACCGGCCACATCCCCAAAGGTCTGAGGACGATACTTGGCAGTAAGATTGGATGTGCTCATGTGTTCGCCTGGAGCTTGGGCGCAAGATCTAGTTGACTGAAAATACAGAATAAATACGGGAAAACCCGACATCCAGCGCCTGATTTATCCATTAGTATCAGATGATGGACCGACTTTCTAGAGATTCTATCAAGATCTTTTAGCGGAAATGGAGGACGATTCATATTGCAACGAGATGCATGCATCGGAAAAAGGAACGCCGACACACGGTTGTGTCCATGTGTCGGCGTGAGGATCTGCCTTGTCGCGCATCAAAGATGCACGGAATACAGGCTGCTAGATGGAATACCTGTGCAGCCAGTGCTCGTAGTCAGGATTCTCACCCTTGACGATTTTGAAGTATTCGGTCTGGAGCATCTTGGCCACAGGACCGGCCACACCTGTACCTATCAGGCGACGATCGATTGAACTGATCGGCGTCAACTCGGCAGCGGTGCCGGTGAAAAACACTTCATCAGCCACATACAGCATATCCCGGGTAAGCGGCTCTTCACGAACTTCATACCCCATGTCACCAGCCAGGGTAATAATGGAGTTACGGGTCAGCCCACCCAGAACGCCGTCCGAGTGCGGTGTGTAAATAACATCATCCACAACCATGAAGATATTCTCGCCGGACCCTTCGGAGACATGCCCGGTCGTGTCGAGCAAAATGGCTTCATGATAGCCATCAGCCACGGCTTCGGTCTTTGCGAGTACGGAGTTGACGTAGTTTCCGCACGCCTTGGATTTGGTCATCATGACATTGACGTGATGACGGCTGAACGTGGAACATTTGACGTCAATCCCTTTTTCCAGCGCGTCGTCACCCAGATAGGCACCCCACGGCCAGGTGGCGATGATGGTCCGGATAGGGTTGTCTCCGGGGTGAACGCCCATGGCTCCTTCACCGATGAAAATCAGCGGCCGCACATAGGCTCCAGCCAACTTGTTCACCTTCAATGTTTCCACAGCGGCTTCTGTCAGCTCTTCTGCGGAATACGGCACGGT containing:
- the recR gene encoding recombination mediator RecR — protein: MQNLPAPLREVVDQLSSLPGIGPKSALRIALTLLKMPRERAGGVGQSIIDLRERLCLCEDCACLAESSPCAICSDPSRDTDQLCLVPEWDALLAMEEMGIYRGKYLVLGGLLSPLDGVDPGHLEIERLRRRLSSGEISEMILALGATLDAEATASYIKNMVANEFSEVSVSRLAQGIPIGAEVKFMDKETLKQSLVHRQKV
- a CDS encoding YbaB/EbfC family nucleoid-associated protein — encoded protein: MKGMNEMVRQAQIMQRKMTEAQDALKEQTVEASSGGGMVTVKVTGQQEVVDVVIEASVMEAGDVEMLQDLIMTATNEALKKSKDMMEEAMKGVTGGMSIPGMF
- the dnaX gene encoding DNA polymerase III subunit gamma/tau, with amino-acid sequence MSTSNLTAKYRPQTFGDVAGQQAVKSILSRAAAQDKIAPAYLFSGTRGVGKTTIARIFAKALNCVEAPTAEPCNKCANCKQITAGVAVDVIEIDGASNRGIDDARRLKEDIGYAPVECRYKVFIIDEAHMLTKEAFNALLKTLEEPPPRAVFIMATTEHHKFPATIISRCQHYTFKMLPQGELVTHLEKLMHAEELQYEPGALQIIAKRGAGSVRDSMSLLGQALAMGEDVLKESDVRGFLGLAGQDVFFGLMEAMESRNLVAVGQVLRQVLDQGLDLGFFLRELTNCWRNMFLLRQAGKEALPLLGLSGEEAASWMDWAGRFEAAHIHACWQMTLDGQRKVMTSLEPALALELLLLNLTSLPDLINLETMTANVPGGGAPQRPMGGQGGMQGGPNTGSMQGQGGMPQGGQRFSPHSQNQPVQHIPRQPRQTTPQSSAPPPPRQSDPAPVEAEPEPVAPSEAAPMTESAAPPVQPVGQPVDRQPVGASLSGPKNWEGFLRFVEERNGQAGVKVSMLHLADGEFKQNRLEITCKSKTMCSRLLEKQIFTALEELAREFFDEGVEVRVETGDIVVPKSDRQLMEEAENHPGVNKIMESFSAQMISVSPRKH
- a CDS encoding branched-chain amino acid transaminase, whose product is MVQKSETIWFDGTQVPWDEANVHVLTHTLHYGAGVFEGIRAYECADGSSEVFRLEEHMVRLINSAKILGITVPYSAEELTEAAVETLKVNKLAGAYVRPLIFIGEGAMGVHPGDNPIRTIIATWPWGAYLGDDALEKGIDVKCSTFSRHHVNVMMTKSKACGNYVNSVLAKTEAVADGYHEAILLDTTGHVSEGSGENIFMVVDDVIYTPHSDGVLGGLTRNSIITLAGDMGYEVREEPLTRDMLYVADEVFFTGTAAELTPISSIDRRLIGTGVAGPVAKMLQTEYFKIVKGENPDYEHWLHRYSI